From the genome of Oncorhynchus masou masou isolate Uvic2021 chromosome 15, UVic_Omas_1.1, whole genome shotgun sequence:
GAAATAAATCATTGaaaactgatttttttttttatattcaaGCTGAAACAGGACCAACCTCGAAAAGCATGAATCGCTCAGCACTACCAAACTGGAAAAAGCAGAGTCATAAACAATCAACGTTACACTGAATTTAACCTCGAGATCTGACAAGGTAATCGTAAAATTACCACTGATATTGTGAAATCGTCTCTCTTCCTGCTCACCACATCAAAGGGCCGTGCTATCTCATTGTGAGTGAAACTCTACTGTGACTCATCTAAGTAAGGATTTTACTAAATATGAGCTGCATAACCTCAGCTATCCTGTGTGTGGTTGTGGAATGTTTGCACATGctctcttgccccccccccacacaaatCTCACTCCCTGTTTGATCATGTTAATGACCGGAACAGCACGAAgggtgtgcaaagttgtcataaGTTCTGGTCCAGTAATTTCGTTGCAAATCTTCACTGAGCAGAACGAACCCTCAGTCTTTCGATGTTaggcacgtgtcaaactcattccgcGGAGGTccaagtgtctgcaggttttcactccacccttgtacttttttgaattaaggtcactaattagtaaggaactccctacACCTGGTTATCtcggtcttaattgaaaggaaaaacgaAAACCTGCAGACCCTCCGAATGATTTTGAAACCCTTGGTGTAAAGGTAGACCTACATCTGCCTGCACTACTCATCAGGAAAGCCGTGACTCATTTGACACTCACTCCACTCAGAGGGACCATCAAGGCACACAGGCCTCTGTCTTCCTGACCCTACTACATTCCTGTGCACAAGCAGCTGTTCAGAGAGTACAGGGCCTATTGGATTGGTTCTGGCAGATATAACATCACATCTGCACACGGGGCAGGAGAGCATCTGAGGGAGTTTAATACTCCAGTAGGTGAGACGAGGTGCTCTATGGAGCGCAGTCACTCCTCTTGTGGTTGTAATGCGCCAAGAGCGGTCCATTTCTCAGAAAGGATCAGACAGTCAGCATGCACAGGAAGAAAGGTTGTGGGTGGGTGTGCATTGTTTTGCTTTTGTCTGAATGCCTATGCATGTCTGTCctctatttatttttttgtcaacACAGCTGTAGGctgtgtgcttgtttgtgtgtatTTGAATCGCTCTGTTCCAGAATTGTACTTCTCGCAACTTGAGTGTAGTGGATAGAGGAGGTGGACCCAGAGAGTTTGGGGCTGTGTGTGGAGCTCGGCCTCAGACACAGTCCAGCTGGAATCTGTTATTTGAGGGCCTCTTTGGCTTGATAAGTCTCAGAATCGTGGAGCTGGGTTGTGAGGGTTAACCTATACTGGGCCGTTGAGCTGAGGATGTTTGTTGTTTATGAgagaggtttaaaaaaatattttttcttcttGTGGCTCTCGAAGTTGTTGCAAATCAAGAAGCCGACCCCAGTGCTGAGTCAGCGTCCCGTGCCCAAGGTCATTTTGGGGTCTGACATACATGGTGGAAATAACAAAAAGCTTAAAGTTGTAGCTATGTCTGACTTAAATGTTTCAATACAAGTGTCATCTCCTCGCGCACTGTGCCTTGAGGGTCACTGCCGTGACAGTGTTATAGGGGCGGCAGTAAACGACCCCTCAAAAGCCAAGTAACAAGGATATTGCAAGAgctttgtttacatttacaaacaGTATGTTTTTTGTTCTTTGATCACTTGCACACATGCGCTGTGCAGGCTTACTCAATCACTCACTCAAACAGAGACGCTGATGTACAGTTTCCTGTGGTTGAACTCATTTACAGCTCCCATGCTGTGGTTATTTTGTGCTTCGTAACTGCCACAATAGAGGggaagggtgggtgggtgggtaggtgggtagggGGGGCAAATGACATTTTATAGCTGTTAAGGTACGATTGCAAATCATACATAGTAGCACACCCCCTAATCAGAGTTCAAGAAGCCAATTGAAACACCTGGAAGAGCAGAGAGCTTACTTTTTCAGTAAATTGTCGAAAGATAGGCCTACATGATTGCCAATATTCATTGCTTCATCATTAATCGTTATTGTAgaagagaatgtgttctcaatgacttacctggttaaataaaagcaAAGTAAATAAAGCAATATTGTGTATTTCATACCAGCTTATGAATATTGTTATATATGTCAGTGTATCTATTTagttttattgaacctttatttaactaggcaagtcagtgtgtaAAGTGTGACCGCTATTGAAATGTGAAAGCTGAGATTGAGGTATTGATTTGTGAAACTGGTGTTTTGAAAGCCGAGTTGAGATGGAAGATGGGTTTTCTGATTAAATGTGAGCGGATGATAGGATGGCATATATCAAGTCTGGTTAACAAGATGTTGAGATTAATGAAAAATGACTTGACCTGAAAGCATAAATAGATTGTGAAGAGCAGGAGGACTGTGTTTGGGGTTAAGTCCTCTCTCACAGAGCTCTGATGCGTGTGGTTTGGATGTTCACACATGCCAGTGAAACGGTTGCGGTGAAGCATGGCTCAGTCTCAGTTCACAACGCCTTCCCCAGGTTATAGTTTCACATCAGACAGACTCACTCTGAGGCAGCACCACACGCTTGTCACCGAATTGAGCCTAATCTCTCGTTCTCCATTTCTCTTGCTCTCACAGGCGGCAGATTGCAGATGGCTCCTGAAACGAGGCACAGAAGTTCTGGCTGCAGCTCAACGTCCGGCGTGAAGCTCACCCTCAAGACAGAAGCTTAAAGACTGAAGCCCTAACGGACAATATAACACTGACAGCCTCGAGTGAGAGACTAACCTGAGAGGCTTCATCTGCGGAGAGACCAAAACCTCATCGAGGTTGCAGAGCAGACACCCCAGATTCCAGAGAAGCTTTGAGATTCAAGCTCAACAGAAGCCTAAGCTTGTAGCAGAATGCCACTCACGGTCTGTCCTCAGGCTTTGTCCTGTGGTGAGCATGGATCCCCTGTTTGAATCTGGGTGACGCTTTCTTCCCTTCGCCCCTtcctccttcctgtctcctcAGTGGCGGGAGGGGTGGGGGATTGCTTCCGTTCCCCCTGCCCCTCCTTACAACATAGCGAGCTTACTCTCACAGTTTAAGAATACCAACACTGCTAACAAGCCTCTGGCTGAGCTTCAACTAGCACTACTACAGTCTTCCCCTCCCACACACATGAAATCCTGCCAGAGCCTGAAGGGAGAGGTGTCCAGCCCAGGTGGGATGTCACAGGAGGGGCGCAGAACGCAGCAGGTGGCCCAGTCCTACTACCACTCCCCCGCCCCAGACCTGGACCTAACGGGCAAGCTGTACAAGCGGGAGGGCGGGGGCAAGCCTTACTCTGTGCTAGTGGACAACAAGATGGCAGCCAAGAACCCCATGGGTGACCAGACTCCCAGTCAGCTGTCCCCGCAGCATGTTACCTCCCCCCAGCAGCAGTACTACAGAGAGGGGATAGTAGGGCAGGAGGGGGGCGCGCAGGGGGCCCAGGCAGGCAATGGGGGCACCTCCGAGgactcagaggaagaggaggagtcatTCAATCGGGAGCAGATCATCGTGGAGGTCAACCTGAACAATCAGACACTTAATGTATCAAAGGGGGACAAGTCCGCCCCCCAAACCGATGCCTCAGAGAGACACTgcagcgaggaggaggaggaggaagaagatgagGAAGATGTGGAAGAAGATGAAgttgaagaggaggaagaaataGAGAGTCGTAGAACGAGAGCCAAGAGGGCTCGGCGTGGGGTGGTCCCCGCTACCAGCCAGTCCCGGAGTAAGACCCAGTGCACCGCTCTGAGCACCACCGGCATGACCACCAGGGGCCGACGGAAGAAGACCACCCAGCCACCCAAGAGGACACGCCAGACTGCCAGGGAGGGCAAGGGGACCCCCTCAGCTGGCTCTGCCACAGGGGATAAAGCGGATGGGGAGGAGCGGGAGACGCTGGCGTGTGAGAAGTGCCCCCGTGTCTTCAACACTCGCTGGTACCTGGAGAAGCACATGAATGTCACACACAGACGCATGCAAATCTGTGACAAGTGTGGCAAGAAGTTTGTCCTGGAGAGTGAGCTGGCCTTACACCAGCAGACTGACTGTGAAAAGAACATCCAGGTAAGGAGAGCTGGAGCGTGTCCCAAATGAccacctattccctatacaatCTACCACTTTTGACCAGCGCCATAtggagccctggtcaaaagtagtgcactatgtagggaattaatttttttattttacctttatttaactaggcaagtcagttaagaacaaattcttattttcaatgacggcctaggaacagtgggttaactgcctgttcaggggcagaacgacagatttgtaccttgtcagctcggggatttgaacttgcaacctttcgcttactagtccaacactctaaccactaggctacccggaaTAGcgggccatttgggacgcagacctgGTCTCTGGTTTTTAATTAACTGTACAAGGTGTTTTTGACCTGAGCAATCAAAACAACTCCATTGATTGGGTACATTGGCTACAGTTACGTACCAGGTACAGTGAAACGAAAATCTGTCTGTCATCAAGGCCAGATTTCTGGGGCTTGAAGGATGTAAGAAACGTTTTTGTCCAGCAGAGGGAATCGGAGCGTTAGGAACCAGCCTAGGCAGATACTGTTACAGCAGTGTGGGAAATACCACCTGCAGCTCCAGACACTGTGATTGTCTCAATTGCTTGCTCCTGTTCTTAGATTGTGTCAGGGTAATCAATGGCACAAATCAACATTACTGAATgtgtcatctgtgtgtgttgttctgcTGCTCAGTGCGTCTCCTGCAACAAGTCTTTCAAGAAGCTGTGGTCGCTGCACGAGCACATCAAGATCGTGCACGGCTACGCAGAGAAGAAGTTTGCCTGTGAGATCTGTGACAAGAAGTTCTACACAATGGCTCATGTCCGCAAGCACATGGTTGGTAGGTGGACTCCAGTTAGTCTGTTCCTGCTCTTTCTGGTAACTCCCAAATGTCCCTAATAGGATGTGCAGTGCCTTgataaagtattcacacaccttgggtttctacacattttgttacaaagtgggattaaaatgtatttaaatttgaCAACaacctacacaaaatactctgtcaaagtagAAGAACATTttgaacattaaaaaaaaaagattcatATGAGTTAAATAACAAAAATATAgttgttgcataagtattcagctccCTGAGTCGATATATGTTAGataacacctttggcagtgatttacAACCGTGAGTTTTCTTGGGTAAGTCtataagagctttacacacctgttGTTGTGCAATAttagcccattattcttttcataattcttcaagctctgtcaatatGTTACAGAGCATGGCCAGGCAGTCATTTCTgaaggtcttgccatagattttcaagcagatttaagtcaaaacggtcacttggccactcaggaacattcactttcttcttggtaagcaaccagTGTACATTTgcccttgtgttgtaggttattgtctcgctgaaaggtgaattcctctcccagtgtctggtgtaaaccagactgaaacaggtttccctctaggattctgtctgtgcttagctccatcccgtttcgtgttggatttgcccaaaacataaGGCTTTGCACTTAGGCCAAAAGGTGTATTCATTTACGGTATTACTTCAGTGCCGTGTTGCATACAAGATGcaggttttggaatatttgtattctgtacattTGTACtctttttcactctgtcatttaagtaattattgtggagtcactacagtgttgttgatccgtcctcagttttctcccatcaggCTTtagaaaagctccctggtctttgtagttcaatctgtgcttgaaattcaatacttgactgagggataATACATACATATGtggtatgtatgggggacagaggaagggttggTCACTCAATcatgtcaacccctattatttcacacagtgagtccatgtagcttatgtgatttgttaagagacattttactcctgaactcattTAGGCTTTTGCTTAAACAAAGGGGCTAGCTACTTAGGCAATGATTATATTTTAGTTATGTATATGGAATTATTCTTCCACTTTGATATTTtgagtagattgttgacaaagAAATGacattttaaatccattttaatcccactttgtatcattaaaatgtgaagaaatccaaggggtatgaatacttttgcaaggctctGTACATCTGTATCAATTGGAACTAACTCACCCTCTTTTGCCTTTCTAGCTCTCTTTCATGGAGCAACATTCAGAGCTCTCTTTTATCGAGAGCGAGAAAATGAATACTCTTCACTTTTGAGCACGATGAATTACTGTTTTAACGGCCCCAATATCTATCCCCTGTCCCGCTCTGGTTGGCACCCACCTTTAACATGTTCCTTTCTCTCTGCAGCTCACACTAAAGACATGCCGTTCACCTGTGAGACCTGTGGCAAGTCGTTCAAGCGCAGCATGTCCCTGAAGGTTCACTCGCTGCAGCACTCTGGGGAGAAGCCCTTCCGCTGTGAGGTGAGCTGTTTAGACTTGCAGTCGCACTGTCCCTCCCACACTCAAACACAGACTGAAACAGAagatttatttcattttataGGGTATTGGaagagatggacacacacacactgtcaaatatatatatatatccaaaacTGAGGCTTGAAAGCAAAATAAAGATGTTTCAATAAACCGTGCGTAAATGAAAGGTGAAAACAAAACACAAACGTTTTGGCCTCAGGCCATCATCAGTTGGAATTGTCGGCAGGCACGTCTGGCTTTGTTTCAAGGATAATTGCATATGTAACATGATCAAGCAAGAAAACACATCAGAACATTACTACCATAGAATGCCTGATCTAAATTATATACGAAAGGGAAAAGAGAAATATCATCAAATATTACTGTTACATATACCATGTGAACATTTGTTCAGAATATGTAACACAGGATTGTAATAGAGTAGGGGTGCTAGAGAGACCACTAGATGGGGATATGGAACACCAATAAGTGACAATATACCAGTTACAGAAACCCTTCGATAACAAATCTTCATTCATGCATGACGGGTGGAGTTTTTAAATAGAACATCCACCTGCTTTCGGTCTGGAGAAGACTAAGTTAAAGATTACTTTATAGAGTGTATACACTTTTTTTTCATGAATATTAGTTTTATAAGGACAGTGTTTCATCAGAGTATGAATAGTGTCcattttttatgtatttgtattagaggtcgaccgatttaatcggaatggccgatttcgatttcaagttttcataacaatcggaaatgggTATTTTTGGGTGCTGATTTCAGTTTtcttttttatacctttatttaactaggcaagtccattaagaacacattcttattttcaatgacggcctaggaacggtgggttaactgccttgttcaggggcagaacgacagattttcaccttgtcagttcaggggaTTCGGTCTTGCAaccgtacagttaactagtccaacgctctaaccattgcactccacgaggagcctgcctgttatgcgaatgcagtagaagccaatgtaaattgctagctagcgttaaacttattttataaaaaacaatcaatcataatcactagttataactactaatccagtttagcaggcaatattaaccatgTGAAATTGTGTCAGGTGAAATTGAGtcatatgcaacagtttgggctgcctggctcattttGTGAACTAATTTTccagaattgtacgtaattatgacataacattgaaggttgtgcaatgtaacaagattatttagacttagggatgccacccgttggataaaatacagaacggttccgtatttcattgaaataataaacgttttgttttcgaaatgatagtttcccggattctaccatattaatgaccaaaggcccgtatttctgtgtgttattatgttataattaagtctatgattcggactgagcagcagcaggcccgtaatcattcattcaaacagcacttgcttgcgttttgccagcagctcttcgcaagcacagcgctgtttatgacttcaagcctatcagcagcctaatggctggtgtaaccgatgtgaaatggctagctagttagctgggtgtgcgctaatactgtttcaagcgtcactcgcttttagatacggagtagttattccccttgcgctgcaagggccgcggcttttgtggagcgatgggtaacgctgcttctagtgtggctgttgtcgatgtgttcctggttcaagcccaggtatgggcgaggcgagggacggaagctatactgttacactggcaatactatagtgcctataagaacatccaatagtcaaaggtatatgaaatacaaatggtagagagaaatagtcctataaatactatattaactccaacctaaaacctcttaccttggaatattg
Proteins encoded in this window:
- the LOC135555753 gene encoding zinc finger protein 652-like; amino-acid sequence: MKSCQSLKGEVSSPGGMSQEGRRTQQVAQSYYHSPAPDLDLTGKLYKREGGGKPYSVLVDNKMAAKNPMGDQTPSQLSPQHVTSPQQQYYREGIVGQEGGAQGAQAGNGGTSEDSEEEEESFNREQIIVEVNLNNQTLNVSKGDKSAPQTDASERHCSEEEEEEEDEEDVEEDEVEEEEEIESRRTRAKRARRGVVPATSQSRSKTQCTALSTTGMTTRGRRKKTTQPPKRTRQTAREGKGTPSAGSATGDKADGEERETLACEKCPRVFNTRWYLEKHMNVTHRRMQICDKCGKKFVLESELALHQQTDCEKNIQCVSCNKSFKKLWSLHEHIKIVHGYAEKKFACEICDKKFYTMAHVRKHMVAHTKDMPFTCETCGKSFKRSMSLKVHSLQHSGEKPFRCENCAERFQYKYQLRSHMSIHIGHKQFMCQWCGKDFNMKQYFDEHMKTHTGEKPFICEICGKSFTSRPNMKRHRRTHTGEKPYPCELCSQRFRFSNMLKAHKEKCFRVTSPVTLQTSSLPLPLHLSATSSSGPGPGLAPLAATTSAPLGLSPTGGALPPRAPVGHPTFSHLHMTPSHHLPHHQTSQQQQHHPGTPLQALPLPHHLLPVPPVSPPPALFKSEPLTHCGQEDSSYLRYMAPPDKGPGAPQHH